AGGAGTTCGTGACCGCAAGGTCGAAGGTTCTACGAATTTCTACGGCTTTACGGAACTGACTTTCAAAGTACAGTTCCAGAGTGCGCTTCATGTTGTTGCGTCTAAAAATCGGCTCATCCGCCAATACCAGCACGCGGAAGCGCAGCTGGGTGTCCCCTTGCCAGATCCCCAAAGCCAGGGTTTCGCCCTTGAAATTCAACAGGTGAATCCCTGATTTAAAGGGCTTGCTGTCATCAAAACAGTTCGCAAAAATCCAACGATGGCCCTGCTTTAAGTGCTTGGTAACGTCGCGCTTAAGCTCAATAGTTTTAATCTCGTCTTGAAAAGTAACGGCAGCATCGCTCATCGAGGGTCTCCAGAGGACATCGTTTTATGTCAAATCCCGTCTCATCACAAGGGGTTATCTGTCACCCTCTGGCAGCTTGGTAAATTTACAGGAATGCCCCCTGGGATGCACAATATTTGACTCACAGATCATTCTAAACGACTCTCACGCCCATGAAGTCAGCTCTCCTTGATCAAAAATTCTGGCGCAGTTTCGCCAAAAACCATTGGGAAAAAAAGCCCCTCCTTTTACGAAACGTAAAATCGGGTCTATTGGAAATGAGTGCCGCTGAAATCTTTGATCTGCTGGTTTTATTTGCTGATCGCTGCCGTGAATTGAACGACCCTACGGGCTTCAAATTTTATACGGAAGGAGTGAAGGCAGATGCAGAGGACGTTTTGTATGTGCTTCCCCTGAAATCAGACAAGTCTCTTGCTGGTTATCACAAACGCATGAACTCGCAATTCCCGGATTATTGCCTGGTGTGCGACGAGCTTTTGCAAGTGAATCTTAAAAAGCAAAATCTGCTGACTGAATTCACCGACGAACTGTATCGCCATGTAGGGTTTCCCAATCGTTTCTCTGAAATGGGCCTTTATCTTGGCAACTACAAGAAAACTCCTTTCGGTGTCCACGTAGACTCCTGCGGTGTTTTCAGCTTTCCCGTGGCTGGAACAAAAAAATTCCGCCTGTGGAGTGCGGCGTACGGTGACCAGCACCCGGAATTGGATCGCACCTTCAATTATGAAAAGCACAAAAAGCACTCGCAGCTTTTGGAAGTCGGCCCTGGAGACATGACCTACTGGCCTTCATCAGAGTGGCATATCGCTGAATCTGACGGCTCCTTCAGTGCAACTTGGTCCCTGGGTGTTTGGGTGGATAAACAGCATAAGGACATGTTTTCGGATTCCTTAAAAAATCTGCTTGATGCCAAGCTGGGTGCCGCAGGCACCCAAGTGACAACGACCTTTAAATCCTTGCACGGTAACTCGGGCGAAGTCACAGAGCTTCCTCCGGCCTACGTTCAGTCACTTAAGCTTTTGCAAAAAATGAATCCCCTGGAGTTGCAAGATGCTCTTTTGCAAGATTGGATGAAGCACATCTCGCTTCAGGGTTTTAAGTCGATGCCGGTTGATGCGGCAAAAATAACAGCAAAATCAAAAATCCAATTGCGCCACGAAAAGTCCCTGATCCTGTGGCAGCAAAGTCTTGTAAATAAAAAGAATCACCATATCGCTTTCGGTGGTGCTTTGCTGGAAAGCTCCTCAGCCAATCTGCTTAAGCTGATTAAGGATCTGAATACCGGCAAAGCTTGCGCAGTGAATTCATACCTCAAGGGCACCCAACTGAAAAAGGATCTTTCACTGTTGCAAGTACTGGCTGATGCCGGCGCCTGTGCACAGGTGTGCATGGAAAAATCCACACGCCCTTGATCAACCGGTGGAATCCCTCGGAAAGTGTGCTAAAGACCGCTCCGATATGCTTAAAACATCCTATCGGGACCTATTACTTCAAGAGCTGGAAAAGCGCGTTGCCAACAATAGCAACTATTCCAAAAGAGCCATGGCAAGACAGCTCAAAATCTCTCCGTCCATGATGTCGGCCATTCTGAATGGCAAAAGAAATCTTTCCCCTAAAAGCGCTTTGGATATCTCAAAAGCTCTAAAATTCGACAAAAAAACGACCGAATACTTTGTGACCCTGGTCCAATACGAAGCCGCCATGAATGACGATGCAAGAACCTTTCTTTTGGAGAAGATTCAGAATCTGGCTCCGCGGGCGCAAACTCAGAAATTGGACGTCGACATTTTCAATATGATTGCGGAGTGGTACCACGTACCTATTTTGCAAATGACCCATACAACGAATAATGACCTGAGCATTGATTCCATTGCGAAATATATGGGCATTTCCAAAGCCATGGTGACCAAAGCATTGGAACGCTTGCGCCGTCTGGAACTTCTTAAGGAAGACGAAAATGGCGTCTTACGCGCCAGCAAAAGCGCCGTGATGACTTCGTCGCCAATCCCAAATCAGGCACTGCGCCACTTTCACACTCAGATGCTGCAAAAGGCATCGACGGCTTTGGAACACCAAGGCAATCACGAAAAATTCGTCGGTTCAGAGACCTTCGCCTTTGACGAGAAAGATCTGGCTAAGGCCAATGAAATCCTGGAAGAATGCTTCT
This is a stretch of genomic DNA from Bdellovibrio sp. GT3. It encodes these proteins:
- a CDS encoding JmjC domain-containing protein, which translates into the protein MKSALLDQKFWRSFAKNHWEKKPLLLRNVKSGLLEMSAAEIFDLLVLFADRCRELNDPTGFKFYTEGVKADAEDVLYVLPLKSDKSLAGYHKRMNSQFPDYCLVCDELLQVNLKKQNLLTEFTDELYRHVGFPNRFSEMGLYLGNYKKTPFGVHVDSCGVFSFPVAGTKKFRLWSAAYGDQHPELDRTFNYEKHKKHSQLLEVGPGDMTYWPSSEWHIAESDGSFSATWSLGVWVDKQHKDMFSDSLKNLLDAKLGAAGTQVTTTFKSLHGNSGEVTELPPAYVQSLKLLQKMNPLELQDALLQDWMKHISLQGFKSMPVDAAKITAKSKIQLRHEKSLILWQQSLVNKKNHHIAFGGALLESSSANLLKLIKDLNTGKACAVNSYLKGTQLKKDLSLLQVLADAGACAQVCMEKSTRP
- a CDS encoding TIGR02147 family protein yields the protein MLKTSYRDLLLQELEKRVANNSNYSKRAMARQLKISPSMMSAILNGKRNLSPKSALDISKALKFDKKTTEYFVTLVQYEAAMNDDARTFLLEKIQNLAPRAQTQKLDVDIFNMIAEWYHVPILQMTHTTNNDLSIDSIAKYMGISKAMVTKALERLRRLELLKEDENGVLRASKSAVMTSSPIPNQALRHFHTQMLQKASTALEHQGNHEKFVGSETFAFDEKDLAKANEILEECFSKIVRLAANQKSKRNVYHLGIQLFRVNEVSS